TCACACATATGCTTCCTTCCTCCTAATTGTTGATTGTTCTTCCGTTTGCGGGGTGGCATTTGGCTATTGGGTGTGAAACACCGTGCCCGCAAGTATGTTGCTGATTTTTTCCCAACTACCTGCACCCTATTCAAACTGTTCTTTTCTGTTACTTTTCCATATGCTCCCTTTGTAGCCATTGAACGGTAAGCGTAAACAGCGTTGGCGCGTGCTTCCTCCAGAATCATTTATCTAATAAGGTCGGGGGTGTGAAGAAACATAAGTGGTTACTGACCCTTAACGCAGTGTCTTTGCAGTGAGCCTCACTGAAGCATGGTAACACCCGAGCAAGCTGCCCTTATCGAGGGGGCGTTCCGTTCGATGGACCGTGACGGTACGGGGCTGGTGCGACTTGAGGATATTTTCCGTGTCTTCGATGACTCGAGACATCCTCGTGTTCGCGACGGTGAGCTGGCTCCAGCAGCGACGCGTGACATGCTGATGCACCAGTTTGGCGCAACCGCGCAGGCACACGGTGGCGTCTCGTTTGATGTGTTCATGCGCTTCCACGAACGTATGGCCGAAGATGCAGCTGTTGCGAAGGTGAATGATAAAGAGTTGTTCCTCACGGACACCATAATTGGTGTCTGGCGCCTGGGCACGCTCCTTCAACCGACCCTCATTCGACCTCTCTTTCCCGTTAATGTTCGTCCAAGCGGATTATACGCAACTCAGTACATGTCACTTGTGTGGGTAGACGAAGTCGCTGGTCCGGGGTCGTTCGTTGTACACGTCGTTCGCGATGTTGTGCGGCCGATATTCTCCCGGGGTGACCTACCGCCACAGTTACGTGGCATGTTCGCCTACCCGACAGAACTTGCAGGCATGAAGATTATCGAGGAGCGCTTGCAGATCGCCACCCAACGATGGCTGGACTTTGTGTGGGAATACGAAGAAGGCAAGCACGCTGCCGTTCCTGGCATTATATCGGCTCGCGTCGATCCCGATACGCTTCCACAGTACCTCCGTGACATGATTGTGGAACATGATGTGGCAAAAGCGATACCTTCGCTGTTCTTTGTGCCAACATCTGTGGCTGTTAACCCCATGTACAAGCGTTCAAGCGAGGAGTATGGCTACGGAGTTCCTGAAGAAGTAAAGCGTATGAGCAGGTGGAAGGACCTTACCTATTCTGGTCAGGCGTGTGGGCTGATATACCATGGCCGCGTGGGAAAGTTCACAAGGGAACGGCTGAACGCGCCCGTACAGGATGTGGCTAGTGCAATGAACATTTGAGGGACGCAATTCCGCTTTCCAACGTTTTGTTGCTTATGTATATGCTGGTTGCGGTGGTGTGTGTAATTTCCATTCGCTTATACACGGGCCGCTTGGTTGCTTTGGGAGAGACGGTTGACTTTCTTTACCGTGATGTTGCCCGCCGTTATAGTAACCCTACATTTTTCAATTGTTGTACCCTTCTGTTTTTACCCCGCCATTATTTTAGTACCCATGCTATTGAGAGTTTTACTGGAATGGGAGTAATGGGGAAGTGTAGCTTAATATTTCTATACTTTCTCAAAAAATGATGGACGTATTTGATTGATGTAGTGTCGATTTACATTGTGCCATTGCCGCGGTTTTATGAGCTGATCACAATCCCATTGTTTGTAGGTTGTGGAAGACCAGCGGCGGTCAGACAAAGGCGGTCGATGGTGGAACTCGTGGGCATGTCTACGGGTTGTGTAGTACGTGGGTGCGCAAGTGGGCATTACTCGTTGTTCTTATACTTTGTGTTCTACCTTTGTGAAGTATGCCCCTTAAACAGCTTACCTGTAGCTCTATGCATCTATAGCTGTCAGTTCGCCACCCTTGCCAGCTTGGTGTGAGCATCTTTTCTTACTTGCAACAGCTTGTGTCTTGCGTTTTTCCTCTAACCTCCGCATCCCTAACCCTTAATGAGTGGGTatctacttttttgtttttagtaaCGAGCTTCATCACCTAGAAATAGTCCACCTCACGTAGTCAGTCAGGAAGAGAGGGGTGTAAAATGCCGACCTTGCCTTTGTCGAAATATATTGATGAACTAAAAGCTCTTGAGGGGCTCCTCGCTGTAGATGGGAAGCCTCGTATGTTGAAGTTTGTTGGTGATCAGCTGTATTGGCTGCAGGGTATGGATCAGGAACTTTACAGTGTAAATATTGCAGATCACAACGCAACCCCGAGTCGCGTCATTGATCGCTGTCGGAAAGGTTGCACAGCTGCAGAAGGCAAGGAAGGTTCCACTGTTGAgacaaaggaggaggagttgcTGCGGGAGCGGCTGCGATCTCGCGTGACGGGCATCAGCAGCTACCGTGTACGGTGCAGGGACGGTGCTGTTTTCTTCACAAGTGGAGCAAACATATTTCTATACCGCCCCGCAAGCGGCAAACCACCGCTGAAAGTACTTGACTATATCGGTGATGAGGAACTGAAGCAACGCTTCTCCTCAGAGAAGAAACCATTTCTCTGCATTGAATACTTTTCCCACTTGGCGAATGATGCGGGTGCATGTGATTCAACCAAGGAGCGTGCCGACGTGATCTCTTTTGTGTACAGCAATAACTTGTATATTGCGACCGTTGTGGAAGGTAGTGGTGAGGCCAGCCACTCAAGGGAACCACCCTTGAGGGTGAATGTGGAATGCGTGACAACTTTCGGCGACGAGTTACACAGTTGTGGGGACGCCGACTACATTATCCAGGAGGAATTCGGTCGTTACACCGGGCACTACGCCACAGCTGAATATGTGCTGTTCAGCTATACAGACGTGTCCATGCTGCGCGAGGTGATGCTAATTGACGGTTCGACTGACTCTGGTGTGGAAAAGATGCCGTACTGCCGTGTTGGTGACCCGAATGCCCGCACTGTGCTCGTAGTGTACGAAAGGCGGACAAAGCGTTATCGTGTTGTCCCGAGCAGTGCTATTGCAGCCATTGCACCGTGGGCGGAGTACATGCCTCGGTTTGGGTTTAAGGACGAACACACCATTTACTTTTCTGTTCTCAGTCGCACGCAGGAGAAAATGTCTCTCCTTTCGTGCCGTATTAACTCTCTACCTGTTGTTGATGCGGAAGCACTTGCATCGTGCTTTTCCGAAGCAGCGCGTGACACTGATGTCGCAGCGGTGGCTGCAGGAACAACACTGGCTACCCGTGCGGCGACAGTCAATCTCACCACAGAGTGGCACCAGCATATACCGTGGGCATGGGTAGATGTCCAACCCGGTGTCGCACTTCACCTTTGCGGCAAGTATGAAGTGCTCGTTCGCCACGCCAATGAGAGTGAGAGTGCGCACAGTCATGTGTACGCCCGTGCTCAAGGGGGTGATGAGGGTTCGTGGCGACCACTTACCTGTGGCGCTTGGAACGTGAGAGCTGGAGGCCTTATAGTGAAGGACGACAgggttttcttccttgctaATGCAAGAAACAGGCTGGAGAGTGTGCTATACAGCGTTGTGATAAACCTGGATGCAGGTCCTGTTTCTGCCGAGGAGCTGACACAGCTAACACCCTCCGGCGAGCACGTGTACTCTTTCGCAGTGTTGAACAATACACTTTGCTATGTGTCGAGCACTGCGACCACACCAGCAGAGCTTCACATCTCCTCAATAAACAACCCTGGAAGCCGCTGGGTCGTTCCGACGCGGCATCTGTGGGATGATACCAGCGAAAAGGCAGTCACCCCACGTACAACGCTCGAGGGACTCACCGTCCCGCACATTATCAACATCGTGAACCGCCGTGGTGTTCCACTCAGTGGCCGACTGTTTGTATCTCCTCACGCGGCACTAGGTAAGCTGAACCCTTTAGCAATGTATATCTATGGTGGTCCCCACGCACAACTCGTGTACGACAGTGACTTCGACGGTGCCTGCAAGCCAATTTTCCAGATGCTGGCG
The genomic region above belongs to Trypanosoma brucei brucei TREU927 chromosome 10, whole genome shotgun sequence and contains:
- a CDS encoding dipeptidyl-peptidase 8-like serine peptidase (curated by J. Mottram), with the translated sequence MPTLPLSKYIDELKALEGLLAVDGKPRMLKFVGDQLYWLQGMDQELYSVNIADHNATPSRVIDRCRKGCTAAEGKEGSTVETKEEELLRERLRSRVTGISSYRVRCRDGAVFFTSGANIFLYRPASGKPPLKVLDYIGDEELKQRFSSEKKPFLCIEYFSHLANDAGACDSTKERADVISFVYSNNLYIATVVEGSGEASHSREPPLRVNVECVTTFGDELHSCGDADYIIQEEFGRYTGHYATAEYVLFSYTDVSMLREVMLIDGSTDSGVEKMPYCRVGDPNARTVLVVYERRTKRYRVVPSSAIAAIAPWAEYMPRFGFKDEHTIYFSVLSRTQEKMSLLSCRINSLPVVDAEALASCFSEAARDTDVAAVAAGTTLATRAATVNLTTEWHQHIPWAWVDVQPGVALHLCGKYEVLVRHANESESAHSHVYARAQGGDEGSWRPLTCGAWNVRAGGLIVKDDRVFFLANARNRLESVLYSVVINLDAGPVSAEELTQLTPSGEHVYSFAVLNNTLCYVSSTATTPAELHISSINNPGSRWVVPTRHLWDDTSEKAVTPRTTLEGLTVPHIINIVNRRGVPLSGRLFVSPHAALGKLNPLAMYIYGGPHAQLVYDSDFDGACKPIFQMLASFGISVLVADGQMSNANGLRDHSICKHSMGSFETSDYVDWVRHMTNCKELPCGFCADPERVAIFGWSYGGYATLLAMSQAPDVFKIGFAGAPVGDWTLYDTGYTERYMGLLHTNADGTSGSKGDATAKCAISDAYTRSAIKAFASNFPEELNRVFIAHGLLDENVHFCHTSVVVNAMIDAGKPCCSVVYPGERHSLRKKKASRLHHDAMLAKTLMEVL